The Triticum dicoccoides isolate Atlit2015 ecotype Zavitan unplaced genomic scaffold, WEW_v2.0 scaffold35359, whole genome shotgun sequence genome includes a window with the following:
- the LOC119345977 gene encoding uncharacterized protein LOC119345977 → MAAASSGRAEVDTSRAFRSVKEAVAVFGERILAMEAQFRPGAHANHRVVRERSSWRDSVAIASSKEKLEGSSDLIKGSHSTNPNAVAVAIAKHEGKSSEPARIVMPVSNAQPMCLVPLSPWSQASSSPSLAHDDDYDKQIRKESNLMTMSSIKKVEEEAAKTRLEAVQVKRRLADLELAMANLNAKLHRALSRLAYIEADKAAAARASIQQRDINTSALTVWAKAKPERHPLRHLLSLDDADEEVKHGPERETTMTTTKRKMQKQKPIMPLVVPLISDVLFSKKKRMNDKESLYLKELYSLLRLS, encoded by the coding sequence ATGGCTGCCGCCTCGTCTGGCCGTGCAGAGGTCGACACCTCTCGCGCGTTCCGGTCTGTCAAGGAGGCGGTTGCCGTGTTCGGTGAGCGCATTCTCGCGATGGAAGCACAGTTCAGGCCGGGTGCCCATGCCAACCATCGTGTTGTTAGGGAGAGGAGTTCTTGGCGAGACTCTGTCGCCATTGCTTCCTCAAAAGAGAAGCTTGAGGGGAGTTCTGACCTCATCAAGGGAAGCCACTCCACCAATCCAAACGCCGTCGCGGTTGCCATTGCCAAGCACGAGGGAAAGAGCAGTGAGCCTGCTAGAATTGTAATGCCAGTGTCTAATGCCCAGCCAATGTGCCTGGTCCCGTTGTCTCCATGGTCCCAGGCATCATCGTCGCCGTCTCTAGCCCACGACGACGACTACGACAAGCAGATCCGGAAGGAATCCAATCTCATGACCATGAGCTCCATCAAGAAGGTGGAGGAAGAGGCGGCCAAGACAAGGCTGGAGGCGGTGCAGGTCAAGAGGAGGCTGGCCGACCTGGAGCTAGCCATGGCGAACCTCAACGCGAAGCTCCACCGTGCCCTCTCGAGGCTGGCATACATAGAGGCCGACAAGGCGGCGGCCGCAAGGGCCAGCATCCAGCAGAGGGACATCAACACGTCGGCGCTGACGGTCTGGGCCAAGGCGAAGCCCGAGCGGCATCCATTGCGACACCTGCTGAGCCTCGACGATGCCGACGAGGAGGTGAAGCATGGCCCGGAAAGGGAGACGACAATGACAACGACAAAGAGGAAGATGCAGAAGCAGAAGCCAATCATGCCCCTTGTTGTTCCGCTCATCAGTGATGTGCttttctccaagaagaagaggatgaaCGACAAGGAGAGCTTGTACCTGAAGGAGCTCTACAGCTTGCTAAGGCTGTCTTGA
- the LOC119345976 gene encoding dihydrolipoyllysine-residue acetyltransferase component 5 of pyruvate dehydrogenase complex, chloroplastic-like, with product MAGLLHLHSTLLPSASLLRQRGGAQAVPRRRRACRVEAKIREIFMPALSSTMTEGKIVAWNAAEGDRLAKGDPVVVVESDKADMDVETFHDGFLAAVLVPAGESAPVGSAIALLAESEEEIPLARSQAANFSSSAAASPPAPQETVAQETSPAPPPPAPVAVSAPALPSPATQGGARVVASPYAKKLAKELSVDLFAVSGSGPGGRVVAKDVEAAAAAPKKAGPEPAARPDVPLGSTAPFTTMQGAVSKNMVESLAVPTFRVGYTITTDALDVLYKKIKAKGVTMTALLAKATAMALVQHPVVNSSCRDGQSFTYNSSINIAVAVAIDGGLITPVLQDADKLDIYSLSRKWKELVDKARAKQLQPQEYNSGTFTLSNLGMFGVDRFDAILPPGTGAIMAVGSSQPTVVGTKDGRIGIKSQMQVNVTADHRVIYGSDLAAFLQTLSKIIEDPKDLTF from the exons ATGGCCGGTCTCCTCCACCTCCACTCCACGCTGCTGCCCTCGGCGTCCCTGCTCCGCCAACGCGGCGGCGCGCAGGCCGTGCCGCGGCGCCGGCGCGCGTGCCGGGTGGAGGCCAAGATCCGGGAGATCTTCATGCCGGCCCTCAGTTCCACCATGACGGAGGGCAAGATCGTCGCCTGGAACGCCGCCGAGGGGGACCGCCTCGCCAAGGGCGACCCTGTTGTTGTCGTGGAGTCTGATAAGGCCGACATGGACGTCGAGACCTTCCACGACGGGTTCCTCGCCGCCGTACTCGTCCCCGCGGGAGAGTCCGCGCCCGTCGGCTCCGCCATCGCGCTCCTCGCCGAGTCCGAGGAGGAGATCCCGCTCGCCCGGTCCCAGGCTGCCAacttctcctcctccgccgccgcctcgccgccggccccCCAGGAAACCGTCGCCCAAGAAACGTCCCCtgctccgcctcctccggcgcccgTAGCAGTCTCTGCGCCAGCACTGCCCTCACCGGCCACACAGGGCGGGGCGCGCGTGGTTGCCTCGCCTTATGCCAAGAAGCTCGCAAAGGAGCTCAGCGTTGATCTATTCGCAGTCAGTGGCTCTGGCCCAGGGGGGAGAGTTGTGGCAAAGGACGTAGAGGCTGCGGCAGCTGCCCCCAAGAAAGCTGGGCCAGAGCCAGCTGCTCGACCAGATGTTCCATTGGGATCCACGGCGCCATTCACCACAATGCAGGGCGCTGTGAGCAAGAACATGGTGGAGAGCCTTGCTGTGCCGACGTTCAGGGTCGGGTACACCATCACAACCGATGCTCTCGATGTGCTCTACAAGAAA ATTAAGGCAAAGGGTGTGACAATGACAGCGCTGCTGGCGAAGGCTACAGCGATGGCGCTGGTGCAGCATCCTGTGGTGAACTCCAGCTGCAGAGATGGGCAGAGCTTTACTTACAACAGTAGCATCAACATTGCTGTCGCGGTGGCCATCGATGGTGGATTGATAACCCCCGTGCTCCAGGATGCTGATAAG CTTGATATTTATTCACTGTCAAGGAAATGGAAGGAGCTGGTTGATAAGGCTCGGGCAAAGCAGCTGCAGCCCCAGGAGTACAACTCTG GTACCTTTACTCTTTCAAACCTCGGTATGTTTGGAGTTGATAGATTCGATGCGATCTTGCCACCTGGAACT GGAGCAATCATGGCTGTTGGCTCATCACAACCGACAGTTGTTGGTACAAAAGATGGTAGAATTGGGATCAAGAGCCAAATGCAG GTCAATGTTACTGCTGATCATCGGGTTATTTATGGATCTGATCTTGCCGCTTTTCTGCAAACTCTGTCCAAGATAATTGAGGATCCCAAGGACCTTACATTCTAG